A part of Propioniciclava coleopterorum genomic DNA contains:
- the guaA gene encoding glutamine-hydrolyzing GMP synthase, protein MTQAAADLAQHAHVLVVDFGAQYAQLIARRVREAKVYSEIVPHTMPVAQIAAKSPDAIILSGGPQSVNADGAPQVDPALFELGVPVFGICYGFQAMAAALGGEVARTGQSEYGRTPTVVDAGGVLLDDLPRSFSSWMSHGDSVTRAPEGFVTLAHTATTPIAAFEDVDRKLAGVQWHPEVLHSEHGRQILAQFLYDVAGLTPDWTPANIVEESIAAIRAQVGDKQVLCALSGGVDSAVAATLVHRAIGDQLTCAFVDHGLLRKGEREQVKKDFVEITGIKLVVADAEEQFLAALSGVTDPETKRKIIGREFIRVFEQTVRDIADEADIEFLVQGTLYPDVVESGGGEGAANIKSHHNVGGLPDDLQFTLIEPLRALFKDEVRAVGEELGLPHDMVWRQPFPGPGLGIRIIGEVTRERLDLLRDADAIAREELAKSGLEKEVWQFPVVLLADVRSVGVQGDGRTYGHPIVLRPVTSEDAMTADWSRLPYDLLEKISTRITNEVAEVNRVVVDVTSKPPGTIEWE, encoded by the coding sequence ATGACCCAAGCCGCAGCCGACCTGGCGCAGCACGCACATGTCCTCGTCGTCGATTTCGGCGCGCAGTACGCGCAGCTGATCGCGCGCCGCGTCCGCGAGGCGAAGGTGTACTCCGAGATCGTGCCGCACACGATGCCGGTGGCGCAGATCGCCGCGAAGTCCCCGGACGCGATCATCCTTTCGGGTGGCCCCCAGTCGGTGAACGCCGACGGCGCCCCCCAGGTGGACCCGGCGCTGTTCGAGCTCGGCGTGCCCGTGTTCGGCATCTGCTACGGCTTCCAGGCGATGGCCGCGGCGCTCGGCGGCGAGGTGGCGCGCACCGGCCAGTCCGAGTACGGCCGGACGCCGACCGTCGTGGACGCCGGCGGCGTCCTGCTGGACGACCTGCCCCGCAGCTTCTCGAGCTGGATGAGCCACGGCGACTCGGTCACCCGCGCCCCGGAGGGCTTCGTCACGCTGGCGCACACCGCCACGACCCCCATCGCGGCGTTCGAGGACGTCGACCGGAAGCTCGCCGGCGTGCAGTGGCACCCCGAGGTGCTGCACAGCGAGCACGGCCGGCAGATCCTGGCGCAGTTCCTCTACGACGTCGCCGGGCTGACGCCGGACTGGACGCCGGCCAACATCGTCGAGGAGTCGATCGCCGCGATCCGCGCGCAGGTCGGCGACAAGCAGGTGCTGTGCGCGCTGTCGGGCGGGGTCGACTCCGCCGTGGCCGCGACGCTGGTGCACCGCGCGATCGGCGACCAGCTCACCTGCGCGTTCGTCGACCACGGCCTGCTGCGCAAGGGCGAGCGGGAGCAGGTCAAGAAGGACTTCGTCGAGATCACCGGCATCAAGCTGGTCGTCGCGGACGCCGAGGAGCAGTTCCTGGCCGCGCTGTCCGGTGTGACCGACCCCGAGACCAAGCGCAAGATCATCGGCCGGGAGTTCATCCGCGTCTTCGAGCAGACCGTGCGCGACATCGCCGACGAGGCCGACATCGAGTTCCTGGTCCAGGGCACGCTCTACCCCGACGTGGTGGAGTCCGGCGGCGGCGAGGGCGCGGCCAACATCAAGAGCCACCACAACGTCGGCGGCCTGCCCGACGACCTGCAGTTCACCCTGATCGAGCCGCTGCGCGCCCTGTTCAAGGACGAGGTGCGCGCGGTCGGCGAGGAGTTGGGCCTGCCGCACGACATGGTGTGGCGCCAGCCGTTCCCCGGCCCCGGCCTGGGCATCCGCATCATCGGCGAGGTCACGCGCGAGCGCCTCGATCTGCTGCGGGACGCCGACGCGATCGCGCGCGAGGAACTGGCGAAGTCCGGCCTGGAGAAGGAGGTCTGGCAGTTCCCGGTGGTGCTGCTGGCCGACGTCCGCAGCGTGGGCGTCCAGGGCGACGGCCGCACCTACGGCCACCCCATCGTGCTGCGCCCCGTCACGAGCGAGGACGCCATGACCGCCGACTGGTCGCGGCTGCCCTACGACCTGCTCGAGAAGATCAGCACGCGCATCACCAACGAGGTGGCCGAGGTCAACCGCGTCGTGGTCGACGTGACCTCCAAGCCCCCGGGCACCATCGAGTGGGAATGA
- a CDS encoding oxygenase MpaB family protein: MTPRALRPLQRAFGEALRARVAGDDAHERGLGIWGKPGQRWFAPTDPIWRVHEDAAMFAGGIAALVLQSLHPLAMAGVAGHSGYRGDPWGRLQRTSDYIAVTSYGTVEDAEALIAKVRSVHERVRGKDHRGRPYRASDPHLLGWIHAAEISAFLAAHQGLGSRPLSDADADTYVAQTAIPAARLGVIDPPTTASGLAATLASYRDELEFSPAAADTIDFLLRTPPLPAAAKPGYWMLAAGGVAVIPDWARALAGIRLPVGLGRALGRAGTAATRWGLAGVEDGRRSAAPAPDRD; the protein is encoded by the coding sequence ATGACGCCCCGCGCTCTCCGGCCGCTGCAGCGCGCGTTCGGCGAGGCCCTCCGCGCGCGGGTGGCCGGCGACGACGCGCACGAGCGCGGCCTGGGGATCTGGGGCAAGCCCGGGCAGCGCTGGTTCGCGCCCACCGACCCGATCTGGCGCGTCCACGAGGACGCCGCCATGTTCGCCGGCGGCATCGCCGCGCTCGTGCTGCAGTCGCTGCACCCGCTCGCCATGGCCGGCGTCGCCGGGCACTCGGGCTACCGCGGTGACCCGTGGGGCCGGCTGCAGCGCACCTCCGACTACATCGCCGTCACCTCTTACGGCACCGTCGAGGACGCCGAGGCGCTCATCGCGAAGGTGCGGTCGGTGCACGAGCGCGTCCGCGGCAAGGACCACCGCGGCCGGCCCTACCGCGCGTCCGACCCGCACCTGCTGGGGTGGATCCACGCCGCCGAGATCAGCGCGTTCCTCGCGGCGCACCAGGGGCTGGGCTCCCGCCCGCTCTCGGACGCCGACGCCGACACCTACGTCGCCCAGACGGCGATCCCGGCCGCGCGCCTGGGGGTGATCGACCCGCCGACCACGGCGTCCGGCCTGGCGGCCACCCTGGCGTCCTACCGCGACGAGCTGGAGTTCAGCCCCGCGGCCGCCGACACGATCGACTTCCTGCTGCGGACGCCGCCGCTGCCCGCCGCCGCGAAGCCCGGCTACTGGATGCTGGCCGCCGGCGGGGTGGCGGTCATTCCGGACTGGGCCAGGGCGCTGGCGGGGATCCGCCTGCCCGTCGGGCTGGGCCGCGCGCTGGGCCGGGCCGGCACCGCCGCGACGCGCTGGGGCCTGGCAGGCGTCGAGGACGGGCGCCGCAGTGCGGCACCCGCCCCCGATCGGGACTGA